The following is a genomic window from Phaseolus vulgaris cultivar G19833 chromosome 6, P. vulgaris v2.0, whole genome shotgun sequence.
gtcggaagtgatgacgtggcatcaagctattgtataggtgtgttgatgggacacctggctggcagaagggaaggaggtcggggggctcgtttagccgccagttattaagttggcgtgctccgatctctagcataccggaatcggcggtcaccgggttaaagatgaagtcgccagatgtgaacccaggcgaccaagtgattagagatcaccgaaacaaggacatcgccaaagatgaaggcagatggtcatttcccagctggccagaggatgaagctcgggagatagcacacttgaacatacacggtgaagcaggtagggcagatcatgaaggcggccggcgagaccacagggaaggtgtgtacgaaagcacccgaactcgccacccagaagagatcacactccaaggcaactatgcactgagtatacCATGCAtcagtaacttagccaaagaagagtcagaaatagcgcccaagtcaaggatgctccagatgatggcacgtgtacagctggatgcgagccacgtgtccagatgtgtaactgtcaggagagagaaagtatccaggtatataagagtttccaacgaacttctgaggtacgcacgcgtttagattacttctttacaactgcgagaacgagagtacactgagagagaacttgtcacggttccttagagttcttgagttttactcttaagtaattggtggttcagtcgctgacttgggcgtcggagcgtgatcggccgcagcgccgccgtttcgtcttttgcaggttcttgaggcggatcgcggtgaaggacggaggctaacacggcgcagaagtcgatccaagtttgacgaggcaaagctccagcgtttcggtcaacaggcaggatcaaaatattatttatatttataataataaatatacaaagttaaattttttttaacatttaattgtttataagagaatagatttatttattttaaatgaatatttgtATTCTGTATGGTTAATGTTTTTTTAGATTggacaaaaattattaatgttatcacttgaaaagattaaaaaaaatgtttttgtaatttttgttataagatttaattgtttataagaaaaaaaataaatgtatttaaaatgaatatttttacaagtggaaaaagaaatttgtaatttgtaggttttttaaaaagtaattgatattttagaagtgctatttttaattgatattttaattataaatgtagaaaataattatttatttaaaaatgaattgtttataaaacagatttaaaaaatttaattttgacagaatggaattcaaaattttaaaaatatttttatagggTTTTCATTTTTTAGATTAAACATAACttgttaatgttataattaaaaacattataaaaatgttgtaataattaaaaaaacagtaaaAGTTTAGAGtagaaatataattttgacttattttttttaattttatttcacataaattattggtgttagaattaaatattaaaaaaaaatgttacagtAATTTAAAAAGTCGGAAAAAGTTTACagaagaaatttgaatttgtaataataattgtagatagttattagtgtttaaaaattaaattatttataagaaataatattttatttgtaaataatatttttacagaatccaaataaaatttgataatctgtagttaatattattttagattgtacataaattattacaaagaaaaaaaattatgtatttaaaattgaatatttttaaagtagaaatagaaattttaggtttttttattttatttgttgtttgattaaattatgttattgaatgatatagtaatttttattaatttttttattaaaattaattaaaattatcttttaggGTAACTGTATTGGTGTACTTTTACACCGATACGGTAACCACGTTCGGTATGAATTCGGAAAGAAATTATGACGAGGCAGAGATGATACACTTTGAGGAAACAGTTGCAATTTATAACAATCTTGTTGCGGCgaacatgaatttaatttcacaaatcgaagaacaaataaaaaaaaaaaatcaaggtgCATCAGTCATGATTCTTTGTATGATTGCTTTTGGATTGAAATTGTTACGCACAATGCCTACTACAAGCAACTGTATGAGTCAGTCCCAACCACAAAAAGAGCGCCGCAGACAAGAATTGATGGAGTACTTGGTTCACACTGAACAATCTCGTCATATTATTCGCATGGGACCGGAAGCTTTCATTAAATTTTGTGAACGAATACGGGAAACTAGACTTGTTAAAGATGCATATCGATCAACCGTGGAAGAACATGTAGCGAAATTTCTCCACATTATTGGGCATAATGTGAAGAATCGAAGTATGTCATTCTTTTTCCATTGGTCTGGAGAAACAGTTTCTCGtcactttcataatgttttgaGTGCAATTTTAAGGTTGGAGGGGGAATTCTTAATTCAACCAAATGGAACGGTTGTAGAACCACACATCCTTAACAACAGTCGATTTTTCCCCTACTTTAAGGTTTGTTGATAATAACATTACTTAAAATTATGTGTAATGTCTTCTTTAGTTTGTGTTCAATTAAAgttatgaatttttgtttacATTAGGATTGTTTAGGGGTCATAGATGGGAGTCATGTACGTGCTAAGGTTGCACGTGCTGATGCGCCTCGTTTTCGAGGGAGAAAAGATTGGCCAACCCAAAACATATTTGCAGCCTGTGACTTTGACATGAAGTTCACATATGTCTTAGCCGGTTGGGAAGGAACTGCCTCCGATTCAAGGATATTGAAAGATGCTTTGGTACGAGGCGATCCTTTGGTTATTCCAGAAGGTTAGTTATAGGGGATTGGGTGTGCAGAATAATTAAAAGGTTGTAGTAGTATATACTAACCCAGTTTTCCACAATCTTTGTAGGAAAATACTATCTTGGTGATGCAGGTTTTATGTTAAAACGAAATATAATAACACCTTATCGCGGGGTGAGATACCATTTGAAAGAATATTCGCGAAGAGGGCCACAAAATGCAAAAGAGTTTTTTAATCATCGACATTCATCACTTAGGAACGTAATTGAGAGAACCTTTGGGGTGcttaaaaaacgttttccaattaTAGCCAGTTGGACTGAGCCACATTATGATGTAGATACTAtgacaaaaattgttttagcttgttgTATTGTGCATAACTTTCTACGCGGGATCGAGAATGATGAGTCTCTGCTTGAAGAAGTAGATAATGAATTGTTAGAACAAGATGTCCAACCAAGCACCACCCATGCTCGTGAACATGATTACAGGATAGAGTGTGATATTAGGACACTAGCAAACGAAATGTGGCAAgattatgtaaacaattaatttcatgaaataatatattttctaccatttttcaatgtttgtcatcctaactttatttaagttaattagatGGATCGCGGAAAAAATGTggcttcaaattcatcaggttATTATAGAGAGCTCACCAAGTGGACGGCGGAGATGGACCTAATTTTGCTCAATGCAATGATTGACGAGGTACGAAAAGGGTGTAGAATTGATAGTAGTTGGACCACTCAAGGATACACTAACATAGTTATGGCTTTAAATGAGGCTGGTTTATCGGgtcttaagaaaaataatgtgaagAACCGATAGAAAAGCCTGAAGGACAGGTGGAGGGAAATCCATGATTTGTTTGGTGGATTGAGTGGTTTCGCAGGGAACCAGACCACCAAACTTTTTAAAGCCGAGGACGAAGTTTGGAGTGAGCTGATTAAGGTACAATGATAAGTACTTTTTTACGTAACAATTACATTTAACTTCACATTTCGCATGATATACTAATATGTGAAATGTATGTAGGTCAAACCATCTGCGGCAAAATGgcgttgtaagtaatctaggtttggttacttagtgcattccccagtggtttctgggaagactagatgtagctcttggtttgagactgaaccagtataaacctgtgtgtgcaatctctctatcccttaaactctttaatttcagtttatacttgttaactagtataaacaaccgattgtttctacgaaacaaccgattttttttctggtgttgtgctaaatagctttgtgtttttggcaaactgaattctgaatcaagttttctccaaggaatttcattctagactaaaaagatTGTGAAacccctctttaaaccattcaccacccctctagtttaaagccatacattctaacaatttgcactctgacgctcaagttagtaaggGCTAAAGAAACAGTAATATGAGTCTTAGAACCGTACCTTTTCTaaggttcttaccaccctttataaaGGTTGTATCTAGGGTTACTTTTGTTCTGTTCCCACGTCTCTTAGCCGGCTTAGGGTTCTTGGGAgaatgtccttgcgccgctagtacacaatcttagcgtaatctgaCGCATAGGACTTCCCTTTACTGGAGTGCATAGACCTAACAACATAGCCGCCAGGGTACCTACTCATGTACCAGCGTTGCAGCATCATCTATTCTTGGGTGCCCTAAGTGTtcatgtgccatgcatgcagtctttcccaagaaaccctaaccctaacaaGCCTTAACGCCTCCAAGGAACACTTGCTTGTGTCGTACCCGAATGTACcatacacaccccatgcatgatcaTCTCATGACTTAGGTCTTTTTGGTATTTGGGTGTTAACTCATACTGTTCGTGAGActagcttacgtggcccaccattactatCAGACCATCGATATCTGATGTCCGATGTCTTTCTCTAGCGCCGATGACCGAGGTCTTGGCCAGTTCAaatttaaaggtacttgaatttaaagacaagaaattaaaggtacttgaatttaaagacaagaattaaAGGTGCTAGAATGTAAAGAAATTATAAAGTGTCGAATCAACTCAAGCAATTAAGCATAAGAACCTAAGCTCTGATAACAACATGATGTGatttgattttaggattgaGATTTTTAGGCAAATAtgagtgaaaacctaaggaaaattcccactggacattaacttaaccaagtggttaagtagatcgAAGGTTcgtttcacaaaggcaaaaggaaaaagataattataaaGTGGCAATGATGCCAAGATAAGGGGCGAAATTAAGGATGGAAAGCAATTACAAAGACAATAACCGAATGGACAAAAGGATACTAaagaatatatttatgaattggATGGAATGGCAATGGAAGGAAAGGGAAGCTTATGAGAGTGAAGTTTGAGATTATGAGTACACCACTTGGAGGATGAAATTACTCCAAGATAAAtgttggaagccgccacttgagagctctcaaattctcacaagataagactaaagacTAAGAGAAATTCACAAAAGGTGTAGATAGAAACCTCTTCTAAAAGGTTTTGGGGAGCCTAGGGGTATAGAGCTTTGTAATTAATTGTGGGGAATCCAAAAAtagaaaacacaaaaaaatacaGACACACATTCAAGCAAGGCAAACCACATGCAATGATACATTTCAAATTCAAGCAAAGCAATGTAACTAGTAGAAATAGCGATCAACATAAGCAGGGAAGAGTAAGTCCAGTAGAGGCCCAGTTCAGGCAATGTGATCGTAACGAATGCTCCAAACAGATAATGATgtgaatacaaaataataagtTGTTTCAGGGAGCGATTGAGGACGAGGAAGATTCTCAGTTTCGCGAAGAAGGTGCAGTGAGAGTGAGGAAAGCACGAAGGAGTTGCAAAGGGTAGAGAAATGAAATAGTGAATAGTGACGAGTTTCTAAATGTTAAACTTAAACGACTATATAGGAATGGTAAGCAACATCACCTTCCCACTGCTAATAGGAACGCCACGTGTGTGTCCATGATTGAGTATGATGAAATGTCACCTCAGAAACGCTTCGTGCATTGTGCTTCGTGCATTGTGCCACACCTGTCCGTTGCGAGACTACCACGTAAGTCGCTAGAGCACTAAAAAGTTTTTTTGCTTAGGCAAGCTCAGCTCGAGCCTGgagggcttgtgtactggacaAAGCGTCAGTGGTCCGATCTCGATGCATGGTACAGACAGGTCAACTCGACTGTTGGGCCAGTAAAGTGGACCTTATGATTGGATCCAATTTGGTTAATTAACCCATTGTGGCATAATTTAACCTTTTATACAACCACTagtaaaagatatttttgaaCTTAGGAATAAGTGTAGTACATGTGATTCCTAGGTCAAGTAAATGTTTCTTTTAACATAGTTGGTTAACTTGCATGCATGACAAAATATAACGTTGCACCATGAGTAACCATGAGTAAGTGTCCACATAAGCAGAATATTCCCCTAATGTTGACACACAGAATAGATTCTACTTTGATTAAATCCCTTAATTTAgtattaaatatgaaatttatagaTTTCTACAATAAATGCTTAATAGCATtcgaaactattttataatcgATGAAACAATTGTTTACATTAAAAAAGAAATGTCTAATGAGGTTGTTTATAGAATTGTCTAATCTATTATTAGAGCGTCTAAtaagtaaattaaatatatatatatatatatatatatatatatatatatataaatgaaaggACATTGCACTTTCTAACTTGACATAAGATCAAAGGCAAAAATAACTTATATTAAAAGAATAACAACCTAACATCACTATTCAAAACCCTCTTCAACAATTTTTGACTTAGAACCTCcatctcttaaatatttatcACAGATTCTTCATTCACATTCAATACTTACATTAGTCTGTACACAAAGCATGTAGTCCATACATGTTATCAAACTCCCCTTTTTGATAATGACAATTATTTTAGTAATGCACCAAGACTTTGTCTAGTACAACTTGCtaacacatgaaaaaaaatctttcCTCTCCCTTTGTCATTGTCAAATCAAGATAATGCataaaagaaagtaaaatagaaaccaaatgATATTTTCACTGATAAAAAAGTCAAATTACAATTACTAATAACAGAACCAAGAGAAACCAACAAcataaaaattacttaaaatacAACCAAAGAGCACAGACTGGACCTTATCTATATCTGTATCAGTACGTAACACCTTTTTTATAGTTAGCAACTCTGATCTTTTGTatatcaaaagtgttttaagTAGTGGTTACGTTTCCAAGTGCTTAGTCAGAAGTAAAAAACATTTGATTGAAACTACCTAACCTCAAAATTATTAGTTAAGAGGCTAGAAGAAGATGAAGTCTCATAGAGGAAGGCTCTACAATTGAATGGTAGAATActaaaattttctttctttttcttagtCCTATAGATATTATACAAGTGtaatttctttttgtaattagTTGTAATTTTTTGTAAAAACATCTATAAACCTTATTTGAACCTTAATCGGGCTTTGAAGTAAGCTAGAAAAATCAGCCAAGAACCATAAAAACTGTGGCCCAACACTAAAGTAAAAGAGGGCATAAAATAGAAGTCACATATCACTCTCGCTTGTGTTTTTTTCAATAAGACAGCACacatttcttttgttttctataaaattaagatatttcCTAAAATTGAAGAGTTCGAAcgttaaaaaatcaaatttcttaatattttttattgaaattatttactttaatattttaataatttttaatttccttttttattaaattttaataatataatattttttaataaaataaatattatgatactataagaaagtgaacaaaaaaactataaaacGTTTAGTGAATATATTGTAACACCTACCGCTATAGGAGGAACATGAGACTCATGAGAAAAATGCCACCTTACTAAAATATGAGCGATCAATATCATctattaaaagtataaaaatacaTATCTTATGCGAAACACGAGAGTTTTAAAAATTAGAGGATATAGCTGTCATTTAGCTTGTGTATGTACAGTTTCCCTTGTGTTTAAAAAGTATGAACCACAAATATCAGTAGCTGAAGATCGGTGCATACTATCTTTCGACTCAATAAATGACAATGAAATGAAGTATCGTATAGAAGCAACATGGTCTCTAACATTAGACTCCTGAGGAAAAATGCAGCATCTCACTATTCTCTTGTTATAACAGCAAAGCAAGAAAAGACAGACTAAAATTAATCTGTCTACCCTTTAGACTCCATTTTGCCAACAGGAAGGAATGTCAATACGAACGTAGATATGGTTGAAGTGAGAATGAATTTATAATTATCTTATTTGATGTCTATTCATAGCTAGATGGGCCGGGGGAATAGGAGAAACAACCACATCAAAAGGTGAATTTATGCTGACCAGAGATATATGGAGGCTGGTAAATCTTTTACATTACATAAAAAAGCTGTCTCTGCTACACCATTATGCAGCTCTTACTTAACTTAGATTAACACTTCTAACTGGACAAAATCAGGAAGCAATCAAGAAAAAGGACAAAAGTCAACCAACTATACCCTGTATACACTCACTAATCCAAAAATCTTATGTACTGATACAGTTTCAGCGACGATGATCAATGACCTCAACTTGAAGAACCTCCATACAAAATCGGAAGTAGTAAAAAAGCTCAAGGCGCTGTGGTTGGCAGATACAAGACGTTGAGAGCAATATTACCCATTGACAGAAAGAATTACATACCACATAACTAACTTAAAGTCTGCAGACACCACCTGAATTGCTGATTTCATTAATCCTATACATAGTAGCCTTTTGCCATCTTCCCCAAGTTTACAAGCCCATAGATATATAATAATGCTGAATTCATTCCATGCATGAACTCTGTCTTCAATAGaagttttttaattataaatcttTACTGGCTTCTCAAAAGTGTGGCGATTCTGAAACAAAAGCCATATAATTTTGAATGGAGTAAATAAAACCAAGTTTTATACCCTCAAAACCAAATTGTACTTGAGGAAAGCTTGCTCGTTAAAAGATTCACTAACCTGGTTGACAGCATATGATCTTTTAGGAGCATTGTCAGTATGCTCCAAGCCAAGATATTGCTCCCAAGCACCATAAACATCTCTTCtctattaaaaattaacaaagaAAGTACAATGTAAACAAATTCGAACATGAATACAGAGGTGGAcatttgttttaagaaaaataattacgATTAAGTTTCATATCATCCCACCTGAAAACGACTGGATACAATGTCAGAATCTTGAAGGTACTCCGGACGCCCTAGTGATAGAAATGCAAACTTCCACTGGCCAAACGAGAAATATGTTCGGTGAATTGAAATCAGatatactaaatttttttttctcattgaaCTGTCAAGCAAACAAAATTACACAAATATCTgcgcaaaaataaaaaataacacagGTAAATGAGGAAATACCTTGCCAAACTCATCATCAGGAACTTGAAGTTTCTTTTGTATTCGCACCTTAATTTCAGATAGAGTTTCTCCTTCATGTATAACCAGAAAAAAAGGTTCCCCAAAGTTCTGAATTTGCTGTAAATTTTGaagggaaaagaaaaatataatacttTTGTCATATAATATCAGGACGAAATATGAAGGacattaaatttttcaaatttaataataaaagatatATCAATTAAAACTAGTTACCATTTGGTTTTGAGCTGTGTCTTTATTGAAATGGTACACGTGAATTAGACGATCATGAGGACCAAGGCTTTTCTCTTCATCTGGAAtctattaaatttgaaaatgacCATGCAGGTATTACAATTATTTAGGGAGGGAAattgaacaaaaatataatataatgacaTATGTAGAAGAGGCAGTTGGTGTCATCATTTCAGCAATAAAGCAGGAATACTTCATTATGCTAAATGTCCCCTTGTTTTAGATTCCTACCTCCTCTGCTCGTAATGTCCAGTACTGATCATtaatgttttcaatcttttcattGGGAGGAAAGACCTGCACAGATACGATTATACTGAATGGTAAATTTAATCAAGATTTCCCGATGATTTTTTTGGTAACCATAACACATTATAACAAATCCACATGACATCAATGCATGTGTAATTCTTTACCTTGTATATTTTGTGATAGAAGACTTCAAGCAACCTAAGTTCCGCTTTAGGATCAGATAACTCTACCTGAGCAATAATAATAAGTAGGCGTGATGTATAGAAATAGTACACTGTCATCTAGAAGTTATTAATGGAGGTAAATTGGGCAGCTTTATTAGGGAAACTTGGTATATACCCCAAATTGCAGTCCCAACTAATGTTACGAAAACCATACTGACCCTTGTTAGAAATGCATTTGACCAGGTTGACTGGAGTGACCTGACTGGATCATTCGAAAATATAATAACCAGGTACAAGTTGATGGAGCTTATTGTTTAAAAACCATTACTACTTTCTTAGGATAAAGATACTAAATTTGGAGTAGATTTGTCAAATTGTGTTGTAGACAGACATGTATAGTAATAGATAGGGTAAACTAGTAACCCAATGATCCAATCACTAACCCGGTACCTCGAGAACTAACACAGCAATACAGTAGTTTGCCTAACTAATCAATGTTGAATCTCCAAAGGTTAGTTGACACTACTTGATTTCCCTTTCAACTACAGAAGAAGCCATACGTGATATTTGTGTGCATTTGTGACTTATGCCCGTAGTGTTGTGTACGTAGGCAAGTGAATGAATCAAAGCTTAAGAATTTCACCTTTGTTTTAAGATCATCCAGGACATCCCCAACAGTGCTCTGCTTTGGGAGTCGGATAGTATGAATAACCACctgacaaaaatatataaagaaacaCAGAAAGGTGTTATGGgcaaaaaaaactacaaaaaaatgGAAGAGAAATCTGGTCAGCATACTCACTTCATCTTTAATGGCATGATGAAATGCAACTTTCAGAGTTTTCAAACCTTGTAATTCTGGTAGAGGGATGTCAAGTACTTCATAGTACAATATATCTGACGTCTGACATTGAAGAAAGGAATAAGATCTATTGTCTTTCCAAAAGCtacaattattattaatgtatCAATAACTACCTGATTGTAATGAACTAACATATCAGACAAATGTTCTACCCCTCGATATTTAATGGGCTGGGGTTTTGGTTGTTGAGAGTAGCAGTTGTGTGGTGTCAGCCGTATTTTGGACGGATCATCCAAACCAAGTTGTTGGGCTACTCTCTCGACTACATCATCATAGGTAAAAAGCCTTGACCTAGAAATTAGTAAATCAAGAGTATAAAAGCCTTGTACTGCATAAAAACTACATCTGCTCtttaataaaatagaataaacaGTATATATTTAACAATTAGAGATGCTTACATCTCCAAGAAAAAGTCATCTTCTTTAGGTCTCTCGAGAGATCGAAAGTGAACCACCTATgaatacataaaattataagCAATTTTTGTTCTTATTTCAATATTAACATGAAATTTTCATGATTAATTAATTACACATACAGATATGAACAAGCACAGGTATGTTGTGAAAAGAGGGCAAGATATCAAAAACATGACTGCATTTTGGGAAATTCCATGTCTACATCACAAAACTCAAACAAATTTGTATGAAGTAACCAAAACAGGAACGTACCTGGCGATTGTGCACATATTCTAAATATGAGGGCACATCTGGATAACGGACATTGTCCCCAATATCCATAGAGGAAGCCTTCTGAAAGCATATGATATCACCATCTTCCAGCTGCAAATATAGAATATAAGCCAATAAACTAAATTGAGGTATTTGGCTATGTAATAGTGGGAATCCTTACATAGAATAGTGGATTCTAATGTTATTACTGAAACATTCCCAATTAACTTGATTGCCAGAATATTATTGCTGAACATTCTCAGACTAGTTTCATTCCCAAGGAAGGAGGTAGGGTGGGTTTGCTCTATTCTCTTAGCAAGAGAATATTTCTTACATGAAAGTTGTCTAGAAACACTTGACCTGGTCGTCATCAATCTAACATAACCATATCATTTTCTGAGGTGACCACCTTATGCAGTCAAGGATTGCCACATCATGGCAACTCCATGCCAGTACCATTGACTGACAGTAGGAGGCACCCATCTGCCCCCATCACCAGAATAGGTCACTGTCAGCAATAACTGATAGTTACAACAGTGACCACAAACTGTCCCTCTGCTATGTCAGAAGTTGACAATAGCTGATGACCTATCACAGGAATCCAGCAACACCCCACCACTACTGCCACTCGTGTCAGTCCC
Proteins encoded in this region:
- the LOC137832975 gene encoding uncharacterized protein; the encoded protein is MPTTSNCMSQSQPQKERRRQELMEYLVHTEQSRHIIRMGPEAFIKFCERIRETRLVKDAYRSTVEEHVAKFLHIIGHNVKNRSMSFFFHWSGETVSRHFHNVLSAILRLEGEFLIQPNGTVVEPHILNNSRFFPYFKDCLGVIDGSHVRAKVARADAPRFRGRKDWPTQNIFAACDFDMKFTYVLAGWEGTASDSRILKDALVRGDPLVIPEGKYYLGDAGFMLKRNIITPYRGVRYHLKEYSRRGPQNAKEFFNHRHSSLRNVIERTFGVLKKRFPIIASWTEPHYDVDTMTKIVLACCIVHNFLRGIENDESLLEEVDNELLEQDVQPSTTHAREHDYRIECDIRTLANEMWQDYMDRGKNVASNSSGYYRELTKWTAEMDLILLNAMIDEVRKGCRIDSSWTTQGYTNIVMALNEAGLSGNQTTKLFKAEDEVWSELIKVKPSAAKWRCK